The following coding sequences lie in one Yoonia sp. G8-12 genomic window:
- the crcB gene encoding fluoride efflux transporter CrcB: protein MMTPVISVALGGAIGSVLRYLIGLVVAFPLGTLTVNVIGSFAIGLIWVHLAERGLQHWLPFLMTGILGGFTTFSAFTLDALRLVEEGRMTAAGAYVLASLILSVLACAAGLWIARGMTT, encoded by the coding sequence ATGATGACACCTGTAATCTCTGTGGCCCTTGGCGGGGCAATCGGCTCTGTGCTGCGCTATCTGATCGGTTTGGTCGTGGCGTTTCCCTTGGGCACGCTTACCGTCAATGTGATCGGGTCTTTCGCGATTGGCCTGATCTGGGTGCATTTGGCGGAACGTGGCTTGCAGCATTGGTTGCCGTTCTTAATGACCGGCATACTAGGTGGGTTTACGACGTTTTCAGCGTTCACATTGGATGCGCTACGTTTGGTGGAAGAAGGCCGTATGACGGCTGCGGGGGCCTATGTGCTGGCCTCTTTGATACTGTCGGTTCTTGCCTGCGCAGCAGGTCTTTGGATCGCAAGAGGAATGACAACATGA
- the rplQ gene encoding 50S ribosomal protein L17, with translation MRHARGYRRLNRTHEHRKALFANMAGSLIEHEQIKTTLPKAKELRRIVEKLVTLGKRGDLHARRQANAQLKQEMHTAKLFEVLGPRYAERQGGYVRIIKAGFRYGDMAPMAIIEFIDRDVDAKGAADKARLAEYEAAED, from the coding sequence ATGCGTCACGCACGAGGTTACCGCCGCCTGAACCGCACACACGAGCACCGCAAAGCGCTGTTCGCGAACATGGCTGGCTCGCTCATTGAACATGAGCAAATCAAGACAACATTGCCAAAGGCGAAAGAACTTCGCCGTATCGTCGAAAAGCTGGTCACATTGGGCAAGCGCGGCGATCTGCATGCACGCCGTCAGGCCAATGCACAGTTGAAGCAGGAAATGCACACTGCGAAACTGTTTGAAGTGCTGGGCCCACGTTACGCCGAGCGTCAGGGCGGCTATGTCCGCATCATCAAAGCGGGTTTCCGTTACGGTGACATGGCGCCAATGGCGATCATCGAATTTATCGACCGCGACGTCGATGCAAAAGGCGCTGCCGACAAAGCACGTCTGGCTGAATATGAGGCCGCTGAGGATTAA
- a CDS encoding DNA-directed RNA polymerase subunit alpha gives MIHKNWAELIKPTQLEVKPGNDPARQATVIAEPLERGFGLTLGNALRRILMSSLQGAAITAVQIDNVLHEFSSVSGVREDVTDIVLNLKGVAIRMEVEGPKRLSVQAKGPGVVTAADISETAGIEILNKDHVICHLDEGADLYMELTVNTGKGYVAADKNKPEDAPIGMMAVDAIYSPVKKVSYDVQPTREGQVLDYDKLTMKVETDGSLTPDDAVAYAARILQDQLSIFVNFDEPESATAGADDDGLEFNPLLLKKVDELELSVRSANCLKNDNIVYIGDLIQKTEAEMLRTPNFGRKSLNEIKEVLSGMGLHLGMDVEDWPPDNIEDLAKKFEDQF, from the coding sequence ATGATCCACAAAAACTGGGCTGAGTTGATTAAGCCAACTCAATTAGAAGTTAAGCCGGGCAACGATCCTGCGCGTCAGGCCACCGTCATTGCAGAACCACTCGAGCGTGGCTTTGGTTTGACATTGGGCAACGCCCTGCGCCGTATTTTGATGAGCTCCCTTCAGGGTGCTGCGATTACTGCTGTTCAGATTGACAACGTATTGCACGAGTTTTCATCCGTGTCTGGTGTGCGTGAAGACGTCACTGACATCGTTTTGAACCTCAAAGGTGTTGCGATCCGCATGGAAGTCGAAGGGCCAAAGCGTTTGTCCGTTCAGGCCAAAGGCCCTGGCGTTGTGACAGCTGCTGATATCTCTGAGACTGCCGGTATCGAGATCCTGAACAAGGATCACGTGATCTGTCACCTTGATGAAGGTGCTGATCTTTACATGGAACTGACCGTGAATACCGGTAAGGGCTATGTTGCGGCGGACAAGAACAAGCCAGAAGACGCACCGATCGGCATGATGGCCGTTGATGCGATCTACTCGCCTGTCAAAAAAGTCAGCTATGACGTGCAGCCTACCCGCGAAGGTCAGGTTCTGGATTATGACAAGCTGACGATGAAGGTCGAAACCGATGGGTCGCTGACCCCTGACGATGCAGTCGCTTACGCGGCCCGCATCCTGCAGGACCAGCTGTCGATCTTCGTCAACTTTGATGAACCTGAATCAGCAACAGCTGGCGCGGATGATGACGGTCTTGAGTTCAACCCGCTTCTGCTCAAGAAAGTGGACGAATTGGAACTGTCTGTGCGTTCGGCAAACTGCCTCAAGAACGACAACATCGTGTATATCGGCGATCTGATCCAGAAAACCGAAGCGGAAATGCTGCGCACACCGAACTTTGGCCGCAAATCTTTGAACGAGATCAAAGAAGTGTTGTCAGGCATGGGTCTGCATCTCGGCATGGACGTTGAGGACTGGCCGCCGGACAACATCGAAGATCTGGCCAAGAAGTTCGAAGACCAGTTCTAA